In Rhodanobacter denitrificans, a single window of DNA contains:
- a CDS encoding alpha/beta hydrolase — MRAALQNRPADGTEHTSWLAMADGQPLFLRDWPLARSRGAVLLVHGLGEHGGRYERLAQWFNQRGYAVRGYDQRGHGQTPGRRGGLRHGDDLLEDLATVYHDYANGLPYPPLLLGHSMGGLVALRAVLDGRVAPPALVLSSPALRSWESPRMIALARLLARLAPSLPLRSGLDFDQLSHDRQVVADYRRDPLRHGWITPRLADFIFRDGARCIADAATLALPTLLLVADSDGLVDPAGSRAFARKAASSGRLTTRFFSTLYHELFNEAEPGRGQVLMQLGDWLGRQDVSTPR, encoded by the coding sequence ATGCGCGCGGCACTGCAGAACCGTCCTGCGGACGGCACCGAACACACGTCCTGGCTCGCCATGGCCGACGGCCAGCCGCTGTTCCTGCGCGACTGGCCGCTGGCCCGGTCGCGCGGCGCGGTGCTGCTGGTGCACGGGCTGGGCGAGCACGGCGGCCGCTACGAGCGCCTGGCGCAGTGGTTCAACCAGCGCGGCTACGCCGTGCGCGGCTACGACCAGCGCGGCCACGGCCAGACCCCGGGCCGGCGCGGCGGCCTGCGCCACGGCGACGACCTGCTGGAAGACCTCGCCACCGTCTACCACGACTACGCCAACGGCCTGCCGTATCCGCCGCTGCTGCTCGGCCACAGCATGGGTGGGCTGGTTGCCCTGCGCGCGGTGCTGGACGGCCGCGTCGCACCGCCGGCGCTGGTGCTGTCCTCGCCGGCGCTGCGCAGTTGGGAATCGCCGCGGATGATCGCGCTGGCGCGCCTGCTCGCCCGCCTCGCGCCGAGCTTGCCGCTGCGCAGCGGGCTGGATTTCGACCAGCTCTCGCACGACCGCCAGGTGGTCGCCGACTATCGTCGCGACCCGCTGCGGCACGGCTGGATCACGCCGCGGCTGGCCGACTTCATCTTCCGCGACGGCGCCCGCTGCATCGCCGACGCCGCCACGCTTGCGCTGCCGACCCTGCTGCTGGTGGCCGACAGCGACGGCCTGGTCGATCCCGCCGGCAGCCGCGCGTTCGCGCGCAAGGCCGCCTCCAGCGGGCGGCTGACCACCCGCTTCTTCTCCACGCTGTATCACGAGCTGTTCAACGAGGCCGAGCCAGGGCGCGGCCAGGTGCTGATGCAGCTGGGCGACTGGCTGGGCCGGCAGGACGTGTCGACGCCGCGTTGA
- a CDS encoding alpha-2-macroglobulin family protein — translation MSRRSYECLSRRVLSRVLISLLLGLLLAACHRGPDHGKPVLQGAPAGSASAPAPARTEFALVSASSQASDSRTALTLRFNATLASAQAFDTLIAVTGPNGEAVSGSWSLDNDGKTLSFPFVQANTRYAVQLKAGLLAADGRTLGHEVKHDVYSGNLPAAVGFASHGSVLPARGTRGLPLVSMNVHDADVEFFRVRDDALSDLFCSYPRNGHRDSYELDHDVAYYNSCGEGDERRSRVPITQLADSVYANHYTLGGEPNERTVTYLPVQNIKELATPGVYMAVVKAGGTFKDGYDTATFFVSDLGLHLRVYRDNVLLHVASLRDGTPVNAVDIEIRDAAGRSKLKAVTGADGNALLAYKAKASDVLVARHGKDVSVLPFNRPALDVSNFDISGRRQAPFEVYAWSGRDLYRPGETLRASALLRDDDGKPMKAQSLFVRVKQPDGRTLVEKRLEPQQLNYFELSQAIPADAPTGLWQLEFRLDPSAKETVQAFPFHVEEFLPERLKVDLSSPQQRLAPGEPLKLKVASSYLYGAPADGNRFTAKLLVAPDVHPVAAMKDTFFGNPLVELPKSADDVVDAKLDAQGVLEQDVALPDDVKPVAPLAVTLSGSVYESGGRAVTRLLKRTYWPADALVGVRPLFDPKQGAESEAPAGFEIVRANANGERVAGAHLKVRLQRELRDFYWLYERSGGWQSNANQRLQLIEEKDIDVAAGKSAHVEFPVQWGSYRVEVYDPATKLTTVFPFFAGYSWDDENLGKEARPDKVKLQLDKARYRAGDRMKVTVTPPHDGPGVLLVESDHLLYTKNIDAKAGATFEIPVTKEWERHDVYVTALVFRGGEAAEHTTPARAMGVEYVAMDRNDRRVPLKLDAPALMRPGNPLEVGVQATGLAGQQAFVTLSAVDQGVLNITNYPVPDAWAWLFAKRALSVDAYDLYSRLIEAMDGAEAKLRYGGDMSGAALPKATRLNPKVQIVDLFAGPVAFDAQGKATLHVDVPDFNGSLRLAALAYTDSRYGNADGAVTVRAPLVVEPSTPRVMAAGDKAVISLDLKNLSGKDGTARVSVKGGGPITVDKAVQSVPLKDGAGTTVRMPVTAQAGAAVAAVDIHAELNDYQVDRHFEFAVRPAWPETVSTTPMALEAGKPERFGAAAVAGLLPATVNARITLSTLPPLPYAAALRDMLRYPYGCIEQTTSKGYAALILDGQTAKALGAQVMSDAVRKAAVDGALSRIASFQASNGHFSFWGGSSPIQTFTTPYVVDFMLDARDAGFAVPQDVLQKSLQRLNDDLLAGGHPYYEYEQHEHLRIADEAYSGFVLARVNRAPLGTLRAIFDNERQKLVAPLPLVHLGIALKLMGDTERAQKAVDEAFAWSKERPWYVGDYGSDLRDLALMVALTHTYGMSKPAYDAKLVDWARNATANVRLRQQQDKDYRWSWSYLSTQEQAAIARVAAAFDAKSNAPLAATLTVNGKTEPAPDQRVWSRALSVAEFSAGVSVQPTSDAAIFATLDVAGIPQQAPPADASQIDVRRSWFTTDGKPWSGNQLKEGDTLIVELSIEARMNVPDALVTDLLPGGLEVENLNLGGAQSWSGVVIDGIELDQHAAAAQIVHEEYRDDRYAAALNLSRGDQARVFYLVRAVTPGTYSVPPPLVEDMYRPAVRGIGKVEPAKITVVQP, via the coding sequence ATGTCGCGTCGATCGTACGAGTGCCTTTCGCGCCGGGTCTTGTCCCGCGTCCTGATCAGCTTGCTGCTGGGCCTGCTGCTGGCGGCCTGCCATCGCGGACCCGACCACGGCAAGCCGGTCCTGCAGGGCGCGCCGGCCGGCAGCGCTTCCGCGCCGGCGCCGGCAAGAACGGAGTTCGCGCTGGTCTCGGCCAGTTCGCAGGCCAGCGATTCGCGCACCGCGCTGACCTTGCGCTTCAACGCCACGCTGGCCTCGGCGCAGGCGTTCGACACGCTGATCGCGGTGACCGGCCCGAACGGCGAAGCGGTCAGCGGCAGCTGGAGCCTCGACAACGACGGCAAGACGCTGAGCTTCCCGTTCGTGCAGGCGAATACGCGCTATGCGGTGCAGCTGAAGGCCGGCCTGCTTGCTGCCGACGGCCGCACCCTCGGCCACGAGGTGAAGCACGACGTGTACTCCGGCAACCTGCCGGCAGCGGTCGGCTTCGCCTCGCACGGCAGCGTGCTGCCGGCGCGCGGCACCCGCGGCCTGCCGCTGGTGTCGATGAACGTGCACGACGCCGACGTGGAGTTCTTCCGCGTGCGCGACGACGCGCTGTCGGACCTGTTCTGCAGCTACCCGCGCAACGGCCATCGCGACAGCTATGAACTCGACCACGACGTGGCCTACTACAACAGCTGCGGCGAGGGCGACGAGCGGCGCAGCCGGGTGCCGATCACCCAGCTGGCCGACTCGGTCTACGCCAACCACTACACGCTGGGCGGCGAGCCGAACGAGCGCACCGTGACCTACCTGCCGGTGCAGAACATCAAGGAACTGGCTACGCCTGGCGTGTACATGGCGGTGGTCAAGGCCGGCGGCACGTTCAAGGACGGCTACGACACTGCCACCTTCTTCGTCAGCGACCTCGGCCTGCACCTGCGCGTGTACCGCGACAACGTGCTGCTGCACGTGGCCTCGCTGCGCGACGGCACGCCGGTGAATGCGGTGGACATCGAGATCCGCGATGCGGCCGGGCGCAGCAAGCTCAAGGCCGTGACCGGCGCCGACGGCAACGCGCTGCTCGCGTACAAGGCCAAGGCCTCCGACGTGCTGGTGGCGCGCCACGGCAAGGACGTCTCGGTGCTGCCGTTCAACCGGCCGGCGCTGGACGTGTCCAACTTCGACATCAGCGGCCGCAGGCAGGCGCCGTTCGAGGTCTACGCCTGGTCCGGCCGCGACCTGTACCGTCCCGGCGAGACGCTGCGCGCCTCGGCGCTGCTGCGCGACGACGACGGCAAGCCGATGAAGGCGCAGTCGCTGTTCGTGCGGGTGAAGCAGCCGGACGGCCGTACCCTGGTGGAAAAGCGGCTGGAGCCGCAGCAGCTCAACTACTTCGAGCTGAGCCAGGCGATCCCGGCCGACGCGCCGACCGGTTTGTGGCAACTGGAATTTCGCCTCGATCCTTCGGCCAAGGAGACCGTGCAGGCGTTCCCGTTCCACGTCGAGGAGTTCCTGCCCGAGCGGCTCAAGGTGGATCTGTCCAGCCCGCAGCAGCGGCTGGCGCCGGGCGAGCCGCTGAAGCTGAAGGTCGCCTCCAGCTACCTGTACGGCGCGCCGGCCGACGGCAACCGTTTCACCGCGAAACTGCTGGTGGCGCCGGACGTGCATCCGGTGGCGGCGATGAAGGACACCTTCTTCGGCAACCCGCTGGTCGAGCTGCCGAAGAGCGCCGACGACGTGGTCGACGCCAAGCTCGACGCGCAAGGCGTGCTGGAGCAGGACGTGGCGCTGCCCGACGACGTGAAACCGGTCGCGCCGCTGGCGGTGACCCTGTCCGGCAGCGTGTACGAGAGCGGCGGCCGCGCGGTGACGCGGCTGCTCAAGCGCACCTACTGGCCGGCCGACGCGCTGGTCGGCGTGCGCCCGCTGTTCGATCCGAAGCAGGGCGCCGAGAGCGAGGCGCCGGCCGGCTTCGAGATCGTGCGCGCGAATGCGAATGGCGAACGGGTCGCCGGCGCGCATTTGAAAGTGCGCCTGCAGCGCGAGCTGCGCGATTTCTACTGGCTGTATGAGCGCAGCGGCGGCTGGCAGTCGAATGCGAACCAGCGCCTGCAGCTGATCGAGGAAAAGGACATCGACGTGGCCGCCGGCAAATCGGCCCACGTCGAATTCCCGGTGCAATGGGGCAGCTACCGCGTCGAGGTGTACGACCCGGCCACCAAGCTCACCACGGTGTTCCCGTTCTTCGCCGGCTACAGCTGGGACGACGAGAACCTGGGCAAGGAGGCACGCCCGGACAAGGTCAAGCTGCAGCTGGACAAGGCGCGCTACCGCGCCGGCGACCGCATGAAGGTCACGGTGACGCCGCCGCACGACGGGCCCGGTGTGCTGCTGGTGGAATCGGACCACCTGCTCTACACGAAGAACATCGACGCGAAAGCCGGTGCCACCTTCGAGATCCCGGTGACCAAGGAGTGGGAGCGCCACGACGTCTACGTGACCGCCCTGGTGTTCCGCGGCGGCGAGGCGGCCGAGCACACCACGCCGGCGCGCGCGATGGGCGTCGAGTACGTGGCGATGGACCGCAACGACCGGCGCGTCCCGCTGAAGCTCGACGCGCCCGCGCTGATGCGCCCGGGCAACCCGCTCGAGGTCGGCGTGCAGGCCACTGGCCTGGCCGGGCAGCAGGCCTTCGTCACGCTGTCCGCGGTCGACCAGGGCGTGCTCAACATCACCAATTACCCGGTGCCCGACGCGTGGGCGTGGCTGTTCGCCAAACGTGCATTGAGCGTGGATGCGTACGACCTGTACAGCCGCCTCATCGAGGCGATGGACGGCGCCGAGGCGAAGCTGCGCTACGGCGGCGACATGAGCGGCGCGGCGTTGCCGAAGGCCACCCGGCTCAACCCGAAGGTGCAGATCGTCGACCTGTTCGCCGGCCCGGTGGCGTTCGACGCGCAGGGCAAGGCCACGCTGCACGTCGACGTACCCGACTTCAACGGCAGCCTGCGCCTGGCCGCGCTGGCGTACACCGACAGCCGCTACGGCAACGCCGACGGCGCGGTCACCGTGCGTGCGCCGCTGGTGGTGGAGCCGAGCACGCCGCGGGTGATGGCGGCCGGCGACAAGGCGGTGATCAGCCTGGATCTGAAGAACCTGTCCGGCAAGGACGGCACGGCCAGGGTCAGCGTCAAGGGTGGCGGCCCGATCACGGTGGACAAGGCCGTGCAGAGCGTGCCGCTGAAGGACGGCGCCGGCACCACCGTGCGCATGCCGGTGACGGCGCAGGCGGGCGCCGCGGTGGCGGCGGTCGACATCCACGCCGAACTCAACGATTACCAGGTCGACCGCCACTTCGAATTCGCGGTGCGCCCGGCCTGGCCGGAAACGGTGAGCACCACGCCCATGGCGCTGGAAGCCGGCAAGCCCGAACGCTTCGGCGCCGCCGCGGTCGCCGGCCTGCTGCCGGCCACGGTGAACGCGCGGATCACCCTGAGCACCTTGCCGCCGCTGCCGTACGCGGCCGCGCTGCGCGACATGCTGCGCTACCCGTACGGCTGCATCGAGCAGACCACCAGCAAGGGCTATGCCGCGCTGATCCTGGACGGCCAGACGGCCAAGGCATTGGGCGCGCAAGTGATGAGCGACGCCGTGCGCAAGGCCGCGGTGGACGGCGCGCTGTCGCGGATCGCCTCGTTCCAGGCCAGCAACGGCCATTTCAGCTTCTGGGGCGGCAGCAGTCCGATCCAGACGTTCACCACGCCGTACGTGGTCGACTTCATGCTGGATGCACGCGACGCCGGCTTCGCGGTGCCGCAGGACGTGCTGCAGAAATCGCTGCAGCGGCTCAACGACGACCTGCTCGCCGGCGGCCATCCGTACTACGAGTACGAACAGCACGAGCACCTGCGCATCGCCGACGAGGCGTACTCCGGCTTCGTGCTGGCGCGCGTCAACCGTGCGCCGCTGGGCACGCTGCGCGCGATCTTCGACAACGAGCGGCAGAAGCTGGTCGCGCCGCTGCCGCTGGTGCATCTGGGCATCGCACTGAAGCTGATGGGCGACACCGAGCGCGCGCAGAAGGCCGTCGACGAGGCGTTCGCGTGGAGCAAGGAGCGCCCGTGGTACGTCGGCGACTACGGCTCGGACCTGCGCGACCTGGCGCTGATGGTCGCGCTCACCCACACCTACGGCATGAGCAAGCCCGCCTACGACGCCAAGCTGGTCGACTGGGCGCGCAATGCCACCGCCAACGTGCGCCTGCGCCAGCAGCAGGACAAGGATTACCGCTGGTCGTGGTCGTACCTGAGCACGCAGGAGCAGGCGGCGATCGCCCGCGTGGCGGCGGCGTTCGATGCGAAAAGCAATGCCCCCCTGGCCGCCACGCTCACGGTGAACGGCAAGACCGAACCGGCACCGGACCAGCGCGTGTGGAGCCGCGCGCTCAGCGTGGCCGAGTTCAGCGCCGGCGTCAGCGTGCAGCCGACCAGCGACGCGGCGATCTTCGCCACGCTCGACGTCGCTGGCATCCCGCAGCAGGCACCGCCGGCCGACGCCAGCCAGATCGATGTGCGGCGCAGCTGGTTCACCACCGACGGCAAGCCGTGGAGCGGCAACCAGTTGAAGGAAGGCGACACGCTGATCGTCGAACTGAGCATCGAGGCGCGCATGAACGTCCCCGACGCCCTGGTCACCGATCTGCTGCCGGGCGGGCTGGAGGTGGAGAACCTCAACCTCGGCGGCGCGCAGTCGTGGTCCGGCGTGGTGATCGACGGCATCGAGCTGGACCAGCACGCCGCCGCCGCGCAGATCGTGCACGAGGAATACCGCGACGACCGCTACGCCGCCGCCCTCAACCTCAGCCGCGGCGACCAGGCCCGCGTGTTCTACCTGGTGCGCGCGGTGACGCCGGGCACGTACAGCGTGCCGCCGCCGCTGGTGGAGGACATGTACCGCCCGGCCGTGCGCGGCATCGGCAAGGTCGAGCCGGCGAAGATCACCGTGGTGCAGCCGTGA
- the pbpC gene encoding penicillin-binding protein 1C, with protein MIAVLLAAVLLDRLFPLHLPAPDTGSTVVLARDGTPLRAFADSDGVWRYPTTAKQVSPLYLKALLTYEDCWFYRHRGVNPYALLRGLAGGLSHGRIVSGGSTLTMQVARIIEPIPHTFRGKLLQIFRALQLEAHLSKAQILDLYLNHAPFGGPIEGVEAASWAYLGKPAGRLSRAEAALLAVLPQSPSRLRPDRHPEAARAARDKVLKRMRDLGVWSAAAVRDAAIEPVVARSLRAPLSAALLAERLHRQQPQARRIASTIDANLQRAAEDRVSAYLSRLPAHTSAALLVVDNATLEARIYVGTSDFADPQRHGYIDMVDAPRSPGSTLKPFLYGLALDDGLIHSQSLLVDAPQDFGGYKPGNFDEAFSGPVSAAEALQRSLNVPAVDVLDRVGPNRFVARLANGGVDLGLPAGAQPNLSIILGGASTRLENLVGAYTAFANGGLAGTPRYTTEQPARARRLLSPGAAWIIRDILASNPADVEGGPLAGAINRHATVAWKTGTSYGYRDAWSIGVTDRWTVGVWIGRPDGTPSPGQYGAVTALPLLFQIVDMLPSRGGHARAQPASVKSVDICWPLGGAVAATDPALCRQRRSAWVLDDALPPTFAERDLGAWSSGLLTLRVNTKGQRLSGACHASHEHTIQLARWPALATPWLGVDDRARSALPPLAPGCAADSLDRAAPIRIAGLGNGVTLRRAPNSEHPLRVTLRALGTQTAVQWLLNGRLQGSSDADAAIAISLPQAGDYRITALARDGAFATLALRVMGPSP; from the coding sequence ATGATAGCCGTGCTGCTCGCTGCCGTGCTCCTCGACCGCCTGTTCCCGTTGCACTTGCCCGCACCCGACACCGGCAGCACGGTGGTGCTGGCGCGTGACGGCACGCCGTTGCGCGCGTTTGCCGACAGCGACGGCGTGTGGCGCTACCCGACCACGGCGAAGCAGGTCTCGCCGCTGTACCTGAAGGCGCTGCTGACCTACGAGGACTGCTGGTTCTACCGCCACCGCGGCGTCAATCCCTACGCCTTGCTGCGCGGTCTCGCCGGCGGGCTGAGCCACGGCCGCATCGTCTCGGGTGGTTCCACGCTGACCATGCAGGTGGCGCGGATCATCGAACCGATTCCGCATACGTTCCGTGGCAAGCTGTTGCAGATTTTCCGCGCGCTGCAGCTGGAAGCGCATCTGAGCAAGGCGCAGATCCTCGACCTGTATCTCAACCACGCGCCGTTCGGCGGTCCGATCGAAGGTGTCGAGGCGGCCTCGTGGGCGTACCTGGGCAAGCCGGCCGGCCGGCTGTCGCGCGCCGAGGCGGCGCTGCTCGCGGTATTGCCGCAATCGCCCAGCCGGCTGCGGCCGGACCGTCATCCCGAGGCCGCGCGCGCCGCGCGCGACAAGGTGCTCAAGCGCATGCGCGACCTCGGCGTGTGGAGCGCGGCGGCGGTGCGCGACGCGGCGATCGAGCCGGTGGTGGCGCGCTCGCTGCGCGCGCCGTTGTCCGCGGCCCTGCTGGCCGAACGCCTGCACCGGCAGCAGCCGCAGGCGCGACGCATCGCCAGCACCATCGACGCGAACCTGCAGCGTGCTGCCGAGGACCGGGTCAGCGCGTACCTGTCGCGCTTGCCGGCACACACGTCGGCGGCGCTGCTGGTGGTCGACAACGCCACGCTGGAGGCGCGCATCTACGTCGGCACCAGCGACTTCGCTGATCCGCAGCGGCACGGCTACATCGACATGGTGGACGCGCCGCGCTCGCCCGGCTCGACGCTGAAGCCGTTCCTGTACGGCCTGGCGCTGGACGACGGCCTGATCCACTCGCAGAGCCTGCTGGTCGACGCGCCGCAGGATTTCGGCGGCTACAAGCCAGGCAATTTCGACGAGGCGTTTTCCGGCCCGGTCAGCGCCGCCGAGGCGCTGCAGCGCTCGCTCAACGTGCCGGCGGTGGATGTGCTGGATCGGGTCGGGCCGAACCGCTTCGTGGCGCGGCTGGCCAACGGCGGCGTCGACCTGGGCCTGCCTGCGGGTGCGCAACCGAACCTGTCGATCATCCTCGGCGGCGCGTCCACCCGATTGGAGAACCTGGTCGGCGCGTACACCGCGTTCGCCAACGGCGGCCTCGCCGGCACGCCGCGCTACACCACGGAACAACCGGCGCGAGCGCGCCGGCTGCTGTCGCCCGGCGCGGCGTGGATCATCCGCGACATCCTCGCCAGCAACCCGGCCGACGTCGAGGGCGGCCCGCTCGCCGGCGCGATCAACCGGCATGCCACGGTGGCGTGGAAGACCGGCACCAGCTACGGCTACCGCGACGCCTGGTCGATCGGCGTCACCGATCGCTGGACCGTCGGCGTGTGGATCGGCCGTCCGGACGGCACGCCGTCGCCCGGCCAGTACGGCGCGGTGACCGCGTTGCCGCTGCTGTTCCAGATCGTCGACATGCTGCCCTCGCGCGGCGGCCACGCGCGGGCGCAACCGGCCAGCGTGAAGTCGGTCGACATCTGCTGGCCGCTCGGCGGCGCGGTCGCCGCCACCGATCCCGCGCTGTGTCGCCAGCGCCGCAGCGCATGGGTGCTCGACGACGCGCTGCCGCCCACGTTTGCCGAACGCGACCTCGGCGCGTGGTCGTCCGGCCTGCTCACCCTGCGCGTGAATACCAAAGGCCAGCGTCTGAGCGGTGCCTGTCACGCCAGCCACGAGCACACCATCCAGCTGGCGCGCTGGCCCGCGCTGGCCACGCCATGGCTGGGCGTGGACGACCGCGCCCGTTCCGCGCTGCCGCCGCTCGCGCCCGGCTGCGCGGCCGACTCGCTCGACCGCGCCGCGCCGATCCGCATCGCCGGCCTGGGCAACGGCGTCACCCTGCGGCGGGCGCCGAACAGCGAGCACCCGCTGCGCGTGACGCTGCGCGCGCTGGGTACGCAAACCGCCGTGCAGTGGCTGCTCAACGGTCGCCTGCAGGGCAGCAGCGACGCCGATGCCGCGATTGCGATCAGCCTGCCGCAGGCCGGCGATTACCGCATCACCGCGCTGGCTCGCGACGGCGCCTTCGCCACCCTCGCGCTGCGCGTGATGGGGCCGTCACCGTAA
- a CDS encoding TolC family protein, which yields MHDAGHQRHSPATRSGLHLTCVVAVTLIASACARYAPLPLGRGAGAAGVAQLVAPGADMPPSLATHRFDPADGLDVTETAMLAVANSPALKLKRDELGVARAQAFAAGLLPDPQLSVGEDFPQHSGGGLTTAFNLGLSEDIGALLTRSSRQAAARSQAGQVNLELLWAEWQTVAQARLLFDQVLNLRAQQARLASEQAALEQVTPYIHAALAAGNLTYDSASAGLNAAADVRKQRADNAVALHQADSDLHVLLGLAPTAPLELVGAPYRVAPTAAQLQQALADLPRRRPDLLALQAGYQSQEAKLRGAVRAQFPALNIGFNSARDTSAVYTHGFSVGITLPLFDRNRGNIAIERATRQQLKDDYASRVLTTRSDMQRLAADLATLDRQRDALTAHARQLADARRAAEPAWRQGLLDWPTWLAIRSRSLAADLDLLAVQQQQATQSIALEALLGNTDVDIATHPVSTQAPTP from the coding sequence ATGCATGATGCCGGCCACCAGCGACATTCCCCCGCGACGAGATCCGGCCTGCACCTGACCTGTGTCGTCGCCGTCACGCTGATCGCGTCCGCCTGCGCCCGCTACGCGCCGTTGCCGCTGGGCCGGGGCGCGGGCGCGGCCGGCGTGGCGCAGCTCGTCGCACCCGGTGCCGACATGCCGCCATCGCTGGCGACGCATCGCTTCGATCCCGCCGACGGGCTGGACGTGACCGAGACGGCGATGCTGGCGGTGGCGAACAGCCCGGCGCTGAAGCTCAAGCGCGACGAACTGGGCGTGGCCCGCGCGCAGGCCTTTGCGGCCGGACTGCTGCCCGACCCGCAACTGAGCGTCGGCGAGGATTTTCCGCAGCACTCCGGCGGCGGTCTGACCACGGCGTTCAATCTCGGCCTCAGCGAAGACATCGGCGCCCTGCTGACGCGTTCGTCGCGCCAGGCGGCGGCGCGCAGCCAGGCCGGGCAGGTGAACCTCGAGCTGCTGTGGGCGGAGTGGCAGACCGTGGCGCAGGCGCGGCTGCTGTTCGACCAGGTGCTGAACCTGCGCGCGCAACAGGCCCGCCTGGCCAGCGAGCAGGCGGCGCTGGAGCAGGTCACGCCCTACATTCATGCCGCGCTGGCCGCCGGCAACCTCACCTACGACAGCGCCAGCGCCGGCCTCAACGCCGCCGCGGACGTGCGCAAGCAGCGGGCCGACAACGCGGTCGCCCTGCACCAGGCCGACAGCGACCTGCACGTGCTGCTCGGGCTGGCGCCGACCGCACCGCTGGAGCTGGTCGGCGCGCCGTACCGGGTCGCGCCCACGGCGGCGCAGTTGCAGCAGGCACTGGCCGACCTGCCGCGTCGTCGGCCGGACCTGCTGGCGCTGCAGGCAGGCTATCAATCGCAGGAAGCCAAACTGCGCGGCGCGGTGCGGGCGCAGTTTCCCGCGTTGAACATCGGCTTCAACAGCGCGCGCGACACCAGCGCCGTCTACACCCACGGCTTCAGCGTCGGCATCACGCTGCCGCTGTTCGACCGCAACCGCGGCAACATCGCGATCGAGCGGGCGACCCGGCAGCAGTTGAAGGACGACTACGCGTCGCGCGTGCTGACCACGCGCAGCGACATGCAGCGGCTCGCCGCCGATCTCGCCACGCTGGATCGGCAACGCGACGCCTTGACCGCCCACGCAAGGCAGCTGGCCGACGCCCGCCGCGCGGCCGAACCGGCGTGGCGGCAAGGCCTGCTGGACTGGCCGACCTGGCTGGCGATCCGCAGCCGGTCGCTGGCCGCCGACCTCGACCTGCTCGCCGTGCAACAGCAGCAGGCCACCCAGTCGATCGCGCTGGAAGCGCTGCTCGGCAACACCGATGTCGACATCGCCACCCATCCCGTTTCCACGCAGGCGCCCACGCCATGA
- a CDS encoding efflux RND transporter periplasmic adaptor subunit: MNRSLLLPLLCLLLAACSHGAADDEEAAAAKGEVAVTTATPVQRTFHDTVEAWGSAAGDPQHARAISLAHGGQVVALDVAAGQSVRRGQPLLTIAPDPAARSAYQQAQSALELASGELQRTEQLAAQRLATQSQLATARKALADAQAALAAQRALGGGSAQETVGAPADGVVNALSVGLGERFAANAPLLSFTPAHALVAQLGVQPEDGARLHAGMPVQLRSVYGDQAAFVGTLRMIGQSIEPQTHLLGAQVELPAEAGAALVAGAALEAQIRTADFSAWAVPRAAVLHDEHGDYLFQIEHGHAKRVDVTLRSPEGDPIGVQGPLDAQAKVIVLGAYELADGDAVRESAR, encoded by the coding sequence ATGAACCGATCGCTGCTCTTGCCGCTGTTGTGCCTGCTGCTGGCCGCGTGCAGCCACGGCGCCGCCGATGACGAGGAAGCGGCCGCGGCGAAGGGCGAGGTGGCGGTGACCACCGCCACGCCGGTGCAGCGGACCTTCCACGACACCGTCGAGGCGTGGGGCAGCGCCGCGGGCGATCCGCAGCACGCACGTGCGATCAGCCTCGCGCATGGCGGCCAGGTCGTGGCGCTGGATGTGGCGGCCGGGCAGAGCGTGCGGCGCGGACAGCCGCTGCTGACGATCGCTCCCGATCCGGCCGCGCGCAGCGCGTACCAGCAGGCGCAGAGTGCGCTGGAGCTGGCCAGCGGCGAACTCCAGCGCACCGAGCAGCTGGCGGCGCAACGGCTGGCCACGCAGTCGCAACTGGCGACCGCGCGCAAGGCGTTGGCCGACGCGCAGGCCGCGCTGGCGGCGCAGCGCGCGCTCGGCGGCGGCAGCGCGCAGGAAACCGTCGGCGCGCCGGCCGATGGCGTGGTCAACGCACTCAGCGTGGGATTGGGCGAACGTTTCGCCGCGAACGCGCCGTTGCTGAGCTTCACCCCGGCGCATGCGCTGGTCGCACAGCTCGGCGTGCAGCCGGAAGACGGTGCGAGGCTGCATGCCGGCATGCCGGTGCAGTTGCGCAGCGTGTATGGCGACCAGGCCGCTTTCGTGGGCACGTTGCGCATGATCGGCCAGTCGATCGAGCCGCAGACCCATCTGCTCGGCGCGCAAGTCGAACTGCCGGCCGAAGCCGGCGCCGCGCTGGTCGCCGGTGCGGCACTGGAGGCGCAGATCCGCACCGCCGATTTCAGCGCGTGGGCGGTACCGCGTGCGGCGGTGCTGCACGACGAGCACGGTGATTATCTGTTCCAGATCGAGCACGGCCACGCCAAACGCGTCGACGTGACGCTGCGCAGCCCGGAGGGCGATCCCATCGGCGTGCAGGGTCCGCTCGATGCGCAGGCGAAGGTGATCGTGCTCGGCGCCTACGAACTGGCGGACGGCGATGCGGTGCGGGAGTCCGCCCGGTGA